Proteins from one Staphylococcus saprophyticus subsp. saprophyticus ATCC 15305 = NCTC 7292 genomic window:
- a CDS encoding phage repressor protein has protein sequence MIKEFFDGKQIRFIEKDNEYWAIAGDVAKALGYSHTPHMTRLLDVSEKAVHNVDTLKGKQKAIIISEVGIYEAIWNSRRNEAQEFKKWVKQVIKELRQSIGLKQHEVFHLMDKQHQRKAMDVLQKGLSNPNKISYIKCQTVVNKCVSTLFGYDKALKKEQMSEDMLIIRQQILDDTVDLMTSINKFGLDISVSKTIYNKYLNTQATA, from the coding sequence ATGATTAAGGAGTTTTTTGATGGTAAGCAAATTAGATTCATAGAAAAAGATAATGAGTATTGGGCAATAGCAGGTGATGTTGCAAAAGCATTAGGGTATTCACACACACCACATATGACTAGATTATTAGATGTGTCAGAAAAGGCCGTCCATAATGTGGACACCCTTAAAGGTAAGCAAAAAGCTATAATTATTTCAGAAGTAGGTATTTACGAAGCTATTTGGAATAGTAGACGTAATGAAGCTCAAGAATTTAAAAAATGGGTTAAGCAAGTTATCAAAGAGTTAAGACAATCAATCGGATTAAAGCAACATGAAGTATTTCATTTAATGGATAAGCAACATCAACGAAAAGCTATGGATGTTTTGCAAAAAGGTTTATCTAATCCCAATAAGATTAGTTATATTAAATGTCAAACTGTAGTTAATAAATGTGTTTCAACATTGTTTGGTTATGATAAAGCCTTAAAAAAAGAACAAATGAGTGAGGATATGTTAATTATTCGTCAACAAATTTTAGATGATACAGTCGATTTAATGACTTCTATTAACAAATTCGGTTTAGATATTTCAGTCAGTAAAACTATCTACAATAAGTATTTAAATACACAAGCAACTGCTTAA
- a CDS encoding DUF771 domain-containing protein has translation MQEQLQENEDIVIINEPKLVWSFKDLQSHMQLSRNSVMKKLLLNPRFKKDIEKYVHEPKSQADHYKFLAEPMKEYIKKNFNEIYNS, from the coding sequence ATGCAAGAACAACTACAAGAAAATGAAGATATTGTAATTATCAATGAACCTAAACTTGTGTGGTCATTCAAAGATTTACAGTCACACATGCAATTATCAAGGAATTCAGTTATGAAAAAACTTTTGCTTAATCCAAGGTTTAAAAAGGACATTGAAAAGTATGTCCATGAACCTAAATCACAAGCAGATCATTATAAGTTTTTAGCAGAACCAATGAAAGAATATATTAAGAAAAATTTTAACGAAATATATAATTCCTAG
- a CDS encoding helix-turn-helix domain-containing protein produces MKDINTFKIKQLLVNNNMSIKELAKETPVNYSYLLEILNHKKKPSIMLVMKIAKALNVEIDQISNISIKEEVR; encoded by the coding sequence ATGAAAGATATTAACACTTTTAAAATTAAACAGTTACTAGTTAATAACAATATGAGTATTAAAGAACTAGCAAAAGAAACACCAGTTAATTATTCGTATTTGTTAGAGATTTTAAATCATAAAAAAAAGCCATCAATAATGCTAGTAATGAAAATTGCTAAAGCACTTAATGTTGAAATAGATCAAATTTCCAATATCAGTATTAAGGAGGAAGTTAGATGA
- a CDS encoding DUF3102 domain-containing protein, producing MFEIGRRLKHVKENDLVHGEFINWVENSLNMDRTTASKFMKISKELSNDEPVQHLGFKALYQIATIPEDKREEKHKTSSGEMKNSYEMTTKEREDFKRHQRKLELEKSQLESQLEQAQRSESIAHKQLEKYISIHNIYRR from the coding sequence ATATTCGAAATTGGTCGAAGATTGAAACACGTAAAAGAGAATGACCTTGTTCATGGAGAATTTATAAACTGGGTTGAAAATTCATTAAACATGGATAGAACGACAGCTAGTAAATTCATGAAGATTTCAAAAGAACTTTCAAATGATGAACCAGTTCAACATTTAGGGTTTAAAGCACTTTATCAAATAGCAACGATACCTGAAGATAAAAGAGAAGAAAAGCATAAAACTTCTTCTGGAGAAATGAAAAATTCATACGAGATGACAACTAAAGAACGAGAAGATTTCAAACGACACCAACGAAAACTTGAACTAGAAAAATCCCAACTCGAATCCCAATTGGAACAAGCACAACGTTCTGAATCAATTGCACATAAGCAATTAGAGAAATATATTTCAATACATAATATTTATAGGAGATGA
- a CDS encoding phage terminase small subunit P27 family, with translation MSQRKLLSQQKAYRTKDVQEQRNATEKAMNELTPLSKEPPDFLDDDAIQEWYRVLPLINELPIKDLDKGLLATYCQTYSNYKNATLKLQEEGMVVVTERGSKLSPHYTIQRDSVNTMNAICPKLGLTVEARLKIMEPKTKNEYDPVGDFVTGKKPKSVYEEFGIGKDD, from the coding sequence ATGTCACAGAGAAAACTATTATCACAACAAAAAGCTTATCGTACCAAAGATGTACAAGAACAAAGAAATGCGACTGAGAAAGCTATGAATGAGCTTACACCTTTATCAAAAGAGCCACCTGATTTTTTAGATGATGATGCTATTCAAGAATGGTATAGAGTGCTTCCACTTATTAATGAATTACCTATAAAAGATTTAGACAAAGGTCTGCTTGCTACTTATTGCCAAACATATAGTAACTACAAAAATGCCACACTCAAATTACAAGAAGAAGGTATGGTGGTTGTAACTGAACGTGGAAGTAAGCTCTCACCTCATTACACAATACAAAGGGATAGCGTGAATACAATGAATGCTATTTGCCCTAAATTAGGATTAACTGTTGAGGCACGTCTCAAGATTATGGAACCTAAGACAAAAAATGAGTATGATCCCGTAGGTGATTTTGTGACAGGTAAGAAGCCTAAATCAGTATATGAAGAGTTTGGCATAGGTAAAGATGACTAA
- a CDS encoding helix-turn-helix domain-containing protein translates to MSLNSLLKEQRKEKGFTMKELANKSGISESYISKIENNSVSLPKKERLLSLAYSLDPENKENLYSRFLTLASYNLENAEKEFNQFANMKQANLDKGLPNKKFTDNFVRIDKKNSKINSVEYPYFDLEWLLNQERFELFLGRTDVNILLDNNETEKELLILKDHERDRLRNIINIFKEGLLNERTKISREKDENVLISHSHEYTLIFDLLNKNIDDRNSLISQLGMINQNRDVFYEDNYYSAINQAVEQQDALKLQRLVRMTTINELKQYLSEQN, encoded by the coding sequence ATGTCATTGAACAGTTTGTTAAAAGAACAAAGGAAAGAAAAAGGGTTTACAATGAAAGAATTAGCAAATAAATCGGGTATATCGGAATCATATATTTCAAAAATTGAAAATAATTCTGTCAGTTTACCTAAAAAAGAAAGGCTGTTATCTTTAGCATATTCATTAGATCCAGAAAATAAAGAAAACCTTTATTCAAGATTTCTAACTTTAGCCTCATATAATTTAGAGAATGCTGAAAAAGAATTTAATCAATTTGCTAATATGAAACAGGCAAATTTAGATAAAGGTTTACCTAATAAAAAATTCACAGATAATTTTGTTAGAATTGACAAAAAAAATTCTAAAATTAATTCTGTTGAATACCCATACTTTGATTTGGAATGGCTATTAAATCAAGAACGATTTGAACTATTTTTAGGAAGAACTGACGTTAATATACTCTTAGATAACAACGAAACAGAAAAAGAACTTCTTATTTTAAAAGATCATGAGCGTGATAGATTGAGAAATATAATAAATATATTTAAAGAAGGCTTATTAAACGAAAGAACTAAAATATCTAGAGAAAAAGATGAAAACGTCCTTATTTCGCACTCACATGAATATACATTGATATTCGATTTGTTAAACAAGAATATTGACGATAGAAATAGTTTGATAAGTCAATTAGGTATGATTAACCAAAATAGAGACGTTTTCTATGAAGATAATTACTATTCAGCAATTAACCAAGCAGTAGAACAACAAGACGCTTTAAAATTACAACGTCTAGTAAGAATGACTACAATAAATGAATTGAAACAATACTTGTCAGAACAAAATTGA
- a CDS encoding phage/plasmid primase, P4 family codes for MAIKTKDSIIDVNELEIPNELKQLNQWVLWRAEWNESRQEYKKVPYQVNGVKASSTNKDTWSNFQDVYSLYDSSNGYDGIGFILSKESKHICLDIDNAVDAETHQLQTELGLEMTELTYCELSPSGTGLHCFFKGTLPENRKSKRTDLDIELYHTSRFMTFTGYTIGGSEISDDQGVIDNLVERFFKAEPKKQNIRIAKTGSSIFTDDEIVRMMTKKSKYKKLLAGEYEGIFDSPSEAVQSLLRVLAFYTGRDKSQMESIFLTYNNLTDKWDEKRGNSTWGNNELDTAIANQETIYEPNSRGTGQSLRYTISLIRKEELAFMKAEFEKAKENGEASGRPPQTISSNRCAVLLNDVIKFVIFDMEENTKLAMYQSDKGIYTQNTAIIKRIISWLEPRHNEKKALEVIYHLTNMVDVVDKTNEPHLIPVNNGVFNRKSMKLESFTPKYIFTTKISTNYIDNPKTPVINGWSFDNWLEEVACGDREVFTLLWQVINDSLNGNYTRKKAIFLVGDGNNAKGSYQTLLTNLIGFDNVASLKVNEFDQEFKLGVLEGKTLVIGDDVPVGVNIEDSSNFNSVITGDPVLVNIKNKQPYRTVFRTTVIQSTNGMPRFKNKTGGTNRRLLIVPFNADFNGAKENPNIKEKYLTDKKVLEYVLHKAINLNFNKFIVPRASAKLLEEYIQDNDPVYDFKVTEFDKWKIDKVPKAVVYFRYKVFCERGGYRALSERKFCKSFERYLDKSWKVERPRYYSVNDLQAKVGHFEPTLLPHGEQKISYVNTILKVV; via the coding sequence ATGGCTATAAAAACCAAAGATTCAATAATAGATGTGAATGAATTGGAAATACCGAATGAACTTAAACAATTGAATCAATGGGTGCTGTGGCGTGCTGAATGGAACGAAAGCCGTCAAGAATACAAAAAAGTACCTTATCAAGTAAATGGTGTAAAAGCTAGCTCAACGAATAAAGATACTTGGAGTAACTTTCAAGATGTTTATTCACTTTATGATAGTAGTAATGGTTACGATGGTATAGGTTTTATATTAAGCAAAGAAAGTAAACATATTTGTCTTGATATAGATAACGCTGTAGATGCTGAAACACATCAATTACAAACAGAATTAGGACTTGAAATGACAGAACTCACATACTGTGAATTAAGTCCAAGTGGTACAGGTTTACATTGCTTTTTCAAAGGTACATTACCAGAAAACAGGAAAAGTAAGCGTACTGATTTAGATATAGAGCTGTATCATACTAGTAGATTTATGACATTTACTGGTTACACTATCGGAGGTTCAGAAATTAGCGACGATCAAGGCGTGATTGATAATTTAGTAGAACGATTCTTTAAAGCAGAACCTAAAAAGCAAAATATAAGAATTGCTAAAACTGGTAGCAGTATTTTTACAGATGATGAAATTGTAAGAATGATGACTAAAAAAAGTAAATATAAAAAATTGCTTGCTGGTGAGTATGAAGGTATTTTTGATAGCCCTAGTGAAGCTGTGCAAAGCTTGTTAAGAGTATTGGCATTTTATACTGGTAGAGATAAATCGCAAATGGAAAGTATCTTTTTAACTTACAATAATCTTACTGATAAATGGGATGAAAAGCGTGGAAATTCAACTTGGGGTAATAATGAACTAGATACAGCTATAGCTAATCAAGAAACAATTTATGAGCCTAATTCGAGAGGAACAGGGCAATCGCTTAGATATACAATATCACTAATTCGCAAAGAAGAATTGGCGTTTATGAAGGCAGAATTTGAGAAGGCGAAAGAAAATGGTGAAGCATCAGGCAGACCACCACAAACGATTAGCTCAAACAGATGCGCCGTATTACTTAATGATGTAATAAAATTTGTGATATTTGATATGGAAGAAAACACAAAGTTAGCAATGTATCAAAGTGATAAAGGTATTTATACACAAAATACTGCGATTATTAAACGTATTATTTCTTGGTTAGAACCTAGACACAATGAGAAAAAAGCATTAGAAGTCATCTATCATTTAACTAATATGGTAGACGTGGTAGACAAAACTAATGAACCACATTTAATACCAGTCAATAATGGTGTATTTAACAGAAAAAGTATGAAATTAGAATCTTTTACGCCGAAGTATATATTTACTACTAAGATTTCAACTAATTATATTGACAATCCTAAAACACCAGTAATTAATGGTTGGAGTTTTGATAACTGGTTAGAAGAAGTGGCATGTGGTGATAGAGAAGTATTCACATTATTATGGCAAGTTATTAATGATTCATTAAATGGAAATTATACACGTAAAAAAGCGATATTCCTAGTTGGTGATGGAAATAATGCTAAAGGTAGCTACCAAACGCTGCTTACTAACTTAATTGGCTTTGATAATGTTGCAAGCCTTAAAGTTAATGAGTTTGACCAAGAGTTTAAATTAGGCGTGCTAGAAGGTAAAACACTTGTCATTGGTGATGATGTACCAGTAGGTGTGAATATTGAAGATAGCTCAAATTTCAACAGTGTTATTACAGGTGATCCAGTGCTTGTAAATATAAAGAATAAACAGCCATATCGAACTGTTTTCAGAACTACTGTGATTCAGTCAACTAATGGCATGCCTAGATTTAAAAATAAAACAGGTGGAACAAACAGACGACTTTTAATAGTACCGTTTAATGCAGATTTTAACGGTGCAAAAGAAAACCCAAATATCAAAGAAAAATATCTTACCGATAAAAAGGTACTCGAATATGTACTTCATAAAGCTATAAATTTAAATTTCAATAAGTTTATTGTTCCTAGAGCATCAGCTAAATTGTTAGAAGAATATATTCAAGACAATGATCCAGTATATGATTTTAAAGTCACAGAGTTTGATAAATGGAAAATTGATAAAGTACCTAAAGCAGTTGTTTATTTTAGATACAAAGTTTTCTGTGAACGTGGTGGCTATAGAGCACTTTCTGAAAGGAAATTCTGTAAAAGTTTTGAACGTTATCTTGATAAATCTTGGAAGGTTGAAAGACCTAGATATTATTCAGTTAATGATTTACAAGCAAAGGTGGGTCATTTCGAACCTACACTTTTACCACACGGAGAACAAAAAATTTCCTATGTGAACACAATTTTAAAAGTAGTGTAA
- a CDS encoding tyrosine-type recombinase/integrase codes for MAYIEKRGKTWRYSISYVDDEGNRKKVQKGGYRTKQEAKRIAEDLEYKMRNGYAVSNDITFADYFYQWYEVNKLPHVSESTKRHYESAYKHIKDHFRHKLLKDIKRTEYQKFLNEYGLTHSYETIRKLNSYIRNAFDDAIHEGYVIKNPTYKAELHASVPAKTEEMKFINESEFKKLKHYFEQKNTTSSLVLLVALTTGGRFSEIAKLKREDLDIKNNKIHLRGTKTETSDRIISIDTVTMKRIQSFIDSRPTNISGYIFTVDGKTITNAAVNKVLRKACANLNIKEITIHSLRHSFCSILIHHGFSILYISKHLGHSNPATTQSIYSHLLQETYEREDEKAMKLLETI; via the coding sequence GTGGCATACATTGAAAAGCGAGGTAAAACATGGAGATATTCAATCTCATATGTAGATGATGAAGGCAACCGTAAAAAGGTTCAAAAAGGTGGTTATCGTACTAAACAAGAAGCTAAACGAATTGCAGAAGATTTAGAGTATAAAATGAGAAATGGTTATGCTGTAAGTAATGATATAACATTTGCAGATTATTTTTATCAATGGTATGAAGTTAATAAACTACCACACGTATCAGAATCAACTAAAAGACATTATGAATCTGCATACAAGCATATTAAAGACCATTTTAGACACAAGTTATTAAAAGATATTAAACGTACTGAATACCAAAAGTTTCTCAATGAGTACGGTTTAACGCATAGTTATGAAACGATTAGAAAGTTAAATAGTTATATACGTAATGCATTCGATGATGCTATACATGAAGGTTATGTTATTAAAAACCCTACATACAAAGCAGAATTACACGCATCTGTTCCAGCCAAAACAGAAGAAATGAAGTTTATTAATGAATCAGAATTCAAAAAACTTAAACATTATTTTGAACAAAAAAATACCACCTCATCACTTGTGCTATTAGTAGCACTTACAACAGGTGGTAGATTTTCAGAAATTGCTAAATTGAAACGTGAAGATCTGGATATTAAAAATAATAAAATTCATTTAAGAGGTACCAAAACCGAAACATCAGACAGAATAATAAGTATTGATACAGTAACTATGAAACGTATTCAATCATTTATTGATTCACGACCTACTAATATCAGTGGTTACATCTTTACTGTTGATGGTAAAACAATAACAAATGCTGCTGTAAACAAAGTACTGAGAAAAGCATGTGCTAATCTAAATATAAAAGAGATAACTATTCACTCGCTAAGACACAGTTTCTGTTCTATACTCATACATCATGGCTTTTCAATACTATATATATCAAAACATTTAGGACATTCCAACCCAGCCACGACACAATCCATTTACTCCCACCTACTTCAAGAAACTTACGAGCGTGAAGATGAAAAAGCAATGAAATTATTAGAAACTATTTAA